A stretch of DNA from Nitrosopumilus zosterae:
TACTGGTTATGGTCCTTGGACCTTGACATTGGGTAGTGATAGAGAGCATGAACTACAAATGCTACAGGCATCACTATACAAAGAAGTACAAAAACTATTTTCTGAAAAGAACTGTCTCGTTTTTCTTAATAGAGCCGATGAATTTTTTGTAATTACTAATGGTCTCAAATTAGAAGATCACATCGAAATTCAAAAAAAACTTGAAAACTTATTTGATATTCGTTTGGCAATATCCATTGGTTATGGTGAATCTCCTTTTGATGCAAATCTGAAGGCATATGATGGAAAGAAAAATAACATTATTTTAAATCAGGAACATAATATTTTTGGATTCGTTAAAAATGTACCTGATTCAAAAGTTTCAATCATGCATTTAGATGTAGA
This window harbors:
- a CDS encoding GTP cyclohydrolase IIa; translated protein: MIQLSILKITGYGPWTLTLGSDREHELQMLQASLYKEVQKLFSEKNCLVFLNRADEFFVITNGLKLEDHIEIQKKLENLFDIRLAISIGYGESPFDANLKAYDGKKNNIILNQEHNIFGFVKNVPDSKVSIMHLDVDDLTSRRKNNSPYEITSIIFELYSKMSKYFLAKNSLTFFMGGDNFMIIASEDGKNSVQNFINMIKDNDNISLNCGIGNAYTSREAAKLATKSLDTIREIRDSGKEKPEVYELSC